From the genome of Ovis aries strain OAR_USU_Benz2616 breed Rambouillet chromosome 5, ARS-UI_Ramb_v3.0, whole genome shotgun sequence:
tgcaaatcaactatacttcaataaaatttaaaaaaataacttggtGATGAAAGTATCAGGCAGAGTAGTTCATtcgtattattttaattttgattcatTCTAGACTACCTAGCCAAAATCAGGTGATACAATCACAGTGAAGATATTCTTCCAAAGAGCTTCCTCAAGGCTCCCTTCATGTCTTTGTTCCTCAGGctgtagatgaaggggttcaTCACGGGAGTGACCACAGTGTACATCATGGAAGCCACTGCAATCTTCCTAGAGGATTCAGTAACTGCAGAACTAATATACACCCCAAACGCTGTCCCATAGAAcaaggacacaactgagaggtgAGACCCACAAGTGGAAAAAGCTTTATACTTTCTGCTTGATGATGGCATTCTCAGAATGGAAAAAACAATTTGAATATAAGAGAAAACGATTCCAAAAAGAGGAATGCCACCAAATACACCAGCTGCTGAATATATCAGGATGTTATTGATGAGGGTGTCAGAACATGCAAGTTTGATGACCTGAACAACTTCACAGAAGAAGAGGGGGATTTCCAGGTCTGTGCAGAAGGACAGTCGCAACACCATCAGACCGTGGAGCAGGGCGTCTGCAGTGCTGGTGAACAAGGAGAGTAGAATCAGCTGAACACAGAGGCGAGCGTTCATGATGACTGTGTATCTCAGTGGATGACAAAtagccacatagcggtcataggccattactaaaaggagaaaattttCCCACAAAACAAAAGTCAGGGCAAAGCAGATCTGGGTGATGCAGCCTGTAAAAGTGATGCTCTGACTCTGTGCTTGGATGTTCACTAGGATCTTTGGGATCATGGTTGTGCTTAAACAGATGTCTGTAAAGGACAGATGGGAGAGGAAGTAGTACATGGGGCTGTGGAGGTGGGAGTCAGAGATGACAGCCAGGATGATGAGCAGGTTTCCCAGAATAGTGACCAGGTACATGGACAGGAACAGGTTGAAGAAGATGGTCTTCAATTCTAGGTCCTCTGTCAGTCTCATAAGATGGAATTCTGAAACATCTGTGTGGTTTCTGGGTTCCATGCTGTTGATGAATCTGATTAAAAAGATGTGATAACcaggaaacttccctggtgatccagtggctgagaccccacactcccaatgcaaggggcttgGGTTCATTCCCTTGccaggaactagattccacaacTAGAAGAttctgagtgctgcaactaaggctcagtgcagccaaataaatattctcTTAAAAAGATGTAAAGAGACAATGAAATATGTAGTCCTTGAAGAAGAATCAAGGGTATCGAAAGAGGTAAATGCCACTTGGGGAATGGAAGAAGACAAACTGAGGGAACAAAAAAGGGATGCttctttatgcatttttattcctgggttcctttttaaaaaatgatgtggaTATTTCAAAGCACAAACAATTCTAGAAAGTTTTAAGACTTGGTTGTATTTTTAAGTTATACTATCTGTGCTCTTCTGCTTACTAAAAACATTTGGTGACTGTGTAAAGAGAAACAGTAGGCTAAGGAGGCAGTGAAGATCCTATGTAACCAGCAACTTCAGTACCATGCATCAGAAACAATATAAAGGTATATCAAGAAACAGGAAGGATAAGGTGAAATTACCAAACCTTCTGCCCACTCACACCACCACAGGAACACAGAGATGtcagaaaaaaaagttacattaTTTGATGTAGGGAATAAACCtatagataccaagggggaaaagggaaTGGGATTAATTGGGAGATAAGGATTGACGTATATACAccattac
Proteins encoded in this window:
- the LOC101105912 gene encoding olfactory receptor 7G1-like — translated: MNPSPLHWECGVSATGSPGKFPGYHIFLIRFINSMEPRNHTDVSEFHLMRLTEDLELKTIFFNLFLSMYLVTILGNLLIILAVISDSHLHSPMYYFLSHLSFTDICLSTTMIPKILVNIQAQSQSITFTGCITQICFALTFVLWENFLLLVMAYDRYVAICHPLRYTVIMNARLCVQLILLSLFTSTADALLHGLMVLRLSFCTDLEIPLFFCEVVQVIKLACSDTLINNILIYSAAGVFGGIPLFGIVFSYIQIVFSILRMPSSSRKYKAFSTCGSHLSVVSLFYGTAFGVYISSAVTESSRKIAVASMMYTVVTPVMNPFIYSLRNKDMKGALRKLFGRISSL